Proteins from a single region of Hordeum vulgare subsp. vulgare chromosome 6H, MorexV3_pseudomolecules_assembly, whole genome shotgun sequence:
- the LOC123402198 gene encoding uncharacterized protein LOC123402198 isoform X3 — protein sequence MSTQSMSPASASPQFPYPATAAAAATAPSYFPVPFHLQTSQYPTWPTVAPAQPAPAYNAVYPMPQVQQGWILPAICWRSVLRWSGRIWTPLCGFRGLGGALCCFRAQFGRLSSASRHKTSTLLPYIGSTAQQLFQRDLQIISPEALATVKAAIADNDKDKKVEANKKAVPRKAAGQCWEDPTLAEWPESRLKS from the exons ATGTCGACGCAGTCCATGTCGCCCGCCTCCGCGTCCCCGCAGTTCCCGTACCCTGctaccgcggcggcggcggcgacggctccGTCGTACTTCCCCGTGCCCTTCCACCTTCAGACCTCGCAGTACCCCACCTGGCCGACGGTGGCCCCCGCGCAGCCTGCCCCGGCGTACAACGCCGTCTACCCCATGCCCCAAGTCCAGCAG GGATGGATCCTTCCTGCAATTTGTTGGCGTAGTGTGCTGAGGTGGTCGGGGAGGATCTGGACGCCGCTGTGCGGCTTCCGAGGCTTGGGGGGCGCGCTCTGTTGTTTTAG AGCTCAGTTTGGTAGACTATCATCGGCTTCTCGTCATAAGACATCCACTCTTCTGCCATATATTGGTTCCACG GCACAACAATTGTTCCAAAGAGATTTGCAGATAATCAGCCCTGAGGCTCTCGCCACTGTGAAGGCTGCTATTGCGGATAATGACAAAGACAAGAAAGTTGAAGCAAACAAAAAGGCAGTTCCTCGAAAGGCAGCTGGGCAATGCTGGGAGGATCCGACGTTAGCTGAGTGGCCTGAAA GCAGGTTAAAGAGTTGA
- the LOC123402198 gene encoding RNA-binding protein 42-like isoform X2 translates to MSTQSMSPASASPQFPYPATAAAAATAPSYFPVPFHLQTSQYPTWPTVAPAQPAPAYNAVYPMPQVQQAQQLFQRDLQIISPEALATVKAAIADNDKDKKVEANKKAVPRKAAGQCWEDPTLAEWPENDFRLFCGDLGNEVNDDLLTKAFSKYPSFNMARVIRDKSSGKTKGYGFASFANASDLAAALKEMNGKYVGNRPIKLRKSTWKNRIDYEALQKPKTRPQKKLKVQPRSVLHK, encoded by the exons ATGTCGACGCAGTCCATGTCGCCCGCCTCCGCGTCCCCGCAGTTCCCGTACCCTGctaccgcggcggcggcggcgacggctccGTCGTACTTCCCCGTGCCCTTCCACCTTCAGACCTCGCAGTACCCCACCTGGCCGACGGTGGCCCCCGCGCAGCCTGCCCCGGCGTACAACGCCGTCTACCCCATGCCCCAAGTCCAGCAG GCACAACAATTGTTCCAAAGAGATTTGCAGATAATCAGCCCTGAGGCTCTCGCCACTGTGAAGGCTGCTATTGCGGATAATGACAAAGACAAGAAAGTTGAAGCAAACAAAAAGGCAGTTCCTCGAAAGGCAGCTGGGCAATGCTGGGAGGATCCGACGTTAGCTGAGTGGCCTGAAA ATGACTTCCGTTTGTTTTGTGGTGATCTTGGAAATGAAGTGAATGATGATCTTCTGACCAAGGCTTTTTCAAAATATCCATCCTTCAACATGGCTAGG GTTATACGGGATAAATCTAGCGGTAAGACTAAAGGCTACGGGTTTGCTAGTTTTGCCAATGCATCGGATCTTGCGGCAGCACTGAAAGAGATGAACG GTAAATATGTTGGAAATCGACCAATCAAGCTACGGAAGAGCACATGGAAGAATAGAATAGACTACGAAGCTTTGCAGAAGCCTAAG ACTCGGCCACAGAAGAAGCTCAAAGTGCAGCCCAGAAGTGTTTTACACAAGTGA
- the LOC123402198 gene encoding RNA-binding protein 42-like isoform X1, with product MSTQSMSPASASPQFPYPATAAAAATAPSYFPVPFHLQTSQYPTWPTVAPAQPAPAYNAVYPMPQVQQGWILPAICWRSVLRWSGRIWTPLCGFRGLGGALCCFRAQFGRLSSASRHKTSTLLPYIGSTAQQLFQRDLQIISPEALATVKAAIADNDKDKKVEANKKAVPRKAAGQCWEDPTLAEWPENDFRLFCGDLGNEVNDDLLTKAFSKYPSFNMARVIRDKSSGKTKGYGFASFANASDLAAALKEMNGKYVGNRPIKLRKSTWKNRIDYEALQKPKTRPQKKLKVQPRSVLHK from the exons ATGTCGACGCAGTCCATGTCGCCCGCCTCCGCGTCCCCGCAGTTCCCGTACCCTGctaccgcggcggcggcggcgacggctccGTCGTACTTCCCCGTGCCCTTCCACCTTCAGACCTCGCAGTACCCCACCTGGCCGACGGTGGCCCCCGCGCAGCCTGCCCCGGCGTACAACGCCGTCTACCCCATGCCCCAAGTCCAGCAG GGATGGATCCTTCCTGCAATTTGTTGGCGTAGTGTGCTGAGGTGGTCGGGGAGGATCTGGACGCCGCTGTGCGGCTTCCGAGGCTTGGGGGGCGCGCTCTGTTGTTTTAG AGCTCAGTTTGGTAGACTATCATCGGCTTCTCGTCATAAGACATCCACTCTTCTGCCATATATTGGTTCCACG GCACAACAATTGTTCCAAAGAGATTTGCAGATAATCAGCCCTGAGGCTCTCGCCACTGTGAAGGCTGCTATTGCGGATAATGACAAAGACAAGAAAGTTGAAGCAAACAAAAAGGCAGTTCCTCGAAAGGCAGCTGGGCAATGCTGGGAGGATCCGACGTTAGCTGAGTGGCCTGAAA ATGACTTCCGTTTGTTTTGTGGTGATCTTGGAAATGAAGTGAATGATGATCTTCTGACCAAGGCTTTTTCAAAATATCCATCCTTCAACATGGCTAGG GTTATACGGGATAAATCTAGCGGTAAGACTAAAGGCTACGGGTTTGCTAGTTTTGCCAATGCATCGGATCTTGCGGCAGCACTGAAAGAGATGAACG GTAAATATGTTGGAAATCGACCAATCAAGCTACGGAAGAGCACATGGAAGAATAGAATAGACTACGAAGCTTTGCAGAAGCCTAAG ACTCGGCCACAGAAGAAGCTCAAAGTGCAGCCCAGAAGTGTTTTACACAAGTGA